The following proteins are encoded in a genomic region of Oncorhynchus masou masou isolate Uvic2021 chromosome 32, UVic_Omas_1.1, whole genome shotgun sequence:
- the zgc:162144 gene encoding RD3 domain-containing protein, which produces MFPWSAVFSLEPKVPGQRTAEELVTNTLMLELGAMVKRTERIRLERVTKEGRRRRSSSSADYSWLATAPTHQPYELTPRDLIELQDLCARVPPSQCGPVIVRFRNLVTEIEPEVHEVARLFRTVLRDCVEGEEENEEMRMRSAGWDKQRSKSLSFVTFRSKFRPAPFRGGGLGGSRGNLQEESSWYEEDEVEPQEGAANVARAARKGRSMSMPDITPIEQSALG; this is translated from the exons ATGTTCCCCTGGTCAGCAGTGTTTTCTCTGGAGCCGAAAGTGCCTGGACAGCGTACGGCAGAAGAACTAGTCACCAACACCCTGATGCTGGAGCTGGGTGCCATGGTGAAGCGCACCGAACGTATCCGCCTGGAAAGGGTGACAAAAGAGGGCCGGCGCCGGCGCAGCTCTTCCTCCGCTGACTACAGCTGGCTGGCCACTGCCCCCACCCACCAACCCTATGAGCTGACCCCCCGAGACCTGATAGAACTGCAGGACCTGTGCGCCAGGGTGCCACCGTCTCAGTGTGGCCCTGTCATTGTTAG GTTCAGGAATCTGGTGACGGAGATTGAGCCGGAGGTTCACGAGGTGGCTCGTCTGTTCCGCACAGTTCTACGTGACTgtgtggagggagaagaggagaacgaGGAGATGAGGATGAGGTCAGCCGGCTGGGACAAACAACGCAGCAAGAGCCTCTCCTTTGTAACCTTCCGCTCCAAGTTCCGCCCCGCTCCCTTCAGGGGTGGGGGCCTGGGCGGGTCACGTGGCAACCTGCAGGAGGAGTCGAGCTGGTACGAGGAAGACGAGGTGGAGCCCCAGGAGGGAGCAGCAAATGTGGCGAGAGCGGCCAGGAAGGGGAGGAGCATGAGCATGCCTGATATCACCCCCATCGAACAGAGTGCACTTggctga